Proteins found in one Pantoea cypripedii genomic segment:
- a CDS encoding cupin domain-containing protein — protein sequence MLTNLLQAFPAAAQAGSSETFEQLLQRPNLRIERIVSTGQASPPDFWYCQTQGEWVLIVQGEAGLQLEGEAERQLRPGDFVDIPAGCRHRVNWTAADQPTVWLAIHYGELPDVEEQ from the coding sequence ATGTTAACCAATCTGTTGCAGGCCTTCCCTGCAGCGGCCCAGGCAGGCAGTTCTGAAACCTTCGAGCAACTTCTGCAACGTCCCAACCTGCGTATCGAGCGTATTGTTTCGACCGGTCAGGCCAGCCCGCCGGATTTCTGGTATTGCCAGACGCAGGGTGAATGGGTGTTGATCGTGCAGGGGGAGGCCGGTTTGCAGCTGGAGGGGGAAGCCGAACGGCAACTGCGCCCGGGTGACTTTGTTGATATCCCTGCTGGCTGCCGTCATCGGGTGAACTGGACGGCGGCAGATCAGCCAACGGTGTGGCTGGCGATTCACTACGGTGAGTTGCCCGATGTAGAAGAACAATAA
- the clcA gene encoding H(+)/Cl(-) exchange transporter ClcA encodes MSVTQDSAQPETVMRAGRFLLLQRLMRRDKTPVALLLLAALVGILTGLVAVAFDKAVNFIFHSRVNWLADQASNPVLNVLCAFFAAALLGALGYWLVRRFAPEAGGSGIPEIEGALEELRPVRWWRVLPVKFIGGMGALGSGMVLGREGPTVQIGGNIGRMCTDMFRVRSSEARHTLLATGAAAGLSAAFNAPLAGILFIIEEMRPQFRYSLISIKAVFVGVIMSSIVFRLFNGNEAIINIGQLKDAPTATLWLYLLLGILFGGCGVAFNRLIFWTQDQFQRLHHGRTAPWVLWGSLLAGICGVLGWVLPEAISGGITLIPDFSAGHFTALGLFALFALRVVITICCFASGAPGGIFAPMLTLGTLLGTCFGQLCIHWFPGYQLEAATFAVAGMGALFAASVRAPLTGIVLVLEMTNNYQLILPMIITCLGATLAAQFFGGNPLYSSLLARTLAKAQRRENAP; translated from the coding sequence ATGTCTGTTACACAAGATTCTGCGCAGCCGGAAACGGTGATGCGCGCGGGGCGTTTTCTATTGCTGCAACGCCTGATGCGGCGCGATAAAACGCCAGTGGCGCTGCTGTTACTGGCGGCGCTGGTTGGCATTTTAACTGGCCTGGTGGCTGTCGCCTTTGATAAGGCGGTGAACTTTATTTTCCATTCACGGGTGAACTGGCTGGCTGATCAGGCGAGCAACCCGGTTCTGAATGTGCTGTGTGCTTTCTTTGCGGCCGCACTGCTCGGGGCGCTGGGGTACTGGCTGGTGCGACGCTTTGCGCCTGAAGCGGGGGGATCGGGCATTCCGGAAATTGAAGGTGCGCTGGAGGAACTCAGACCGGTGCGCTGGTGGCGTGTATTGCCGGTGAAGTTTATCGGTGGGATGGGCGCACTCGGTTCGGGCATGGTGCTGGGGCGTGAAGGTCCGACAGTGCAGATTGGTGGCAATATTGGGCGTATGTGTACCGATATGTTCCGGGTGCGTTCGTCAGAAGCGCGTCATACCTTGCTGGCAACCGGTGCGGCGGCCGGGCTTTCAGCCGCGTTCAACGCGCCGCTGGCGGGGATTCTGTTTATCATCGAGGAAATGCGCCCACAGTTCCGTTACAGCCTGATTTCTATCAAAGCGGTGTTCGTCGGTGTGATTATGTCGAGCATCGTGTTCCGCCTGTTTAATGGCAATGAAGCGATTATCAATATCGGACAATTAAAAGATGCACCGACAGCCACCTTATGGCTGTATCTGCTGCTCGGCATCCTGTTTGGCGGCTGTGGCGTGGCATTTAATCGTCTGATTTTCTGGACGCAGGATCAGTTCCAGCGGTTGCATCACGGGCGTACTGCGCCCTGGGTGCTGTGGGGCAGCCTGCTGGCAGGTATTTGTGGCGTGCTGGGTTGGGTGCTGCCGGAAGCCATCAGTGGCGGCATCACGTTGATCCCGGATTTCTCTGCCGGACATTTCACCGCCCTGGGATTATTTGCTCTGTTCGCGTTACGTGTGGTGATCACCATCTGCTGCTTTGCCTCAGGTGCACCTGGCGGGATTTTTGCGCCGATGCTGACGCTGGGCACTCTGCTCGGTACCTGTTTTGGTCAGCTTTGCATACATTGGTTTCCGGGTTATCAGCTGGAAGCGGCGACGTTTGCCGTCGCCGGGATGGGGGCGCTGTTTGCCGCTTCGGTGCGTGCACCGCTGACTGGCATCGTGTTGGTCCTGGAGATGACCAATAACTATCAGCTGATCCTGCCGATGATCATCACCTGTCTCGGGGCCACGCTGGCGGCGCAATTCTTTGGTGGCAATCCGCTGTATTCGTCATTGCTGGCGCGCACCCTGGCGAAAGCCCAGCGCCGCGAAAATGCGCCGTAG
- a CDS encoding L-talarate/galactarate dehydratase: MSGVNSSAVTYAKAQGAATAAESGDRIVWVNLSLAFLPLATPVSDAKVLTGRQKPLTEVAIIVAEIATRDGFEGIGFSYSKRAGGQGIYAHACEIADALLGEDPNDIDKIYTKLLWAGASVGRSGMAVQAISPFDIALWDMKARRARLPLAKLLGAHRDSVQCYNTSGGFLHTPLDQVLKNVAISRENGIGGIKIKVGQPDTKEDLRRLAAVRQTLGDDFPLMVDANQQWDRETAIRMGRKMEQFNLVWIEEPLDAYDVEGHAALTAALDTPIATGEMLTSFREHEQLILGNASDFVQPDAPRVGGITPFLKIMDLAARHGRKLAPHFAMEIHIHLAATYPIEPWLEHFEWLNPLFNEQLELRDGRMLISDRHGLGFSLSEQARKWTRLTHSVGKRP, translated from the coding sequence ATGTCAGGTGTTAATTCCTCCGCAGTGACTTATGCCAAAGCGCAGGGTGCCGCCACTGCTGCCGAAAGTGGCGACCGTATCGTCTGGGTCAATTTATCGCTGGCTTTTCTGCCGCTGGCGACGCCAGTGAGCGATGCCAAAGTGTTGACCGGACGCCAGAAGCCACTGACCGAAGTGGCGATTATTGTGGCGGAAATCGCCACACGTGATGGTTTTGAAGGTATCGGTTTCAGCTATTCCAAACGCGCTGGGGGTCAGGGTATTTATGCTCACGCCTGTGAAATCGCCGATGCGTTACTCGGAGAAGATCCTAACGATATCGACAAAATCTACACCAAACTGCTGTGGGCAGGCGCATCGGTCGGACGCAGCGGCATGGCCGTACAAGCTATTTCACCCTTCGACATTGCGCTGTGGGATATGAAAGCCCGGCGCGCGCGCCTGCCACTGGCAAAACTGCTTGGGGCGCATCGCGATTCGGTGCAGTGCTACAACACCTCGGGCGGCTTCCTGCATACCCCGCTCGATCAGGTGCTGAAGAATGTCGCCATTTCACGCGAGAACGGCATTGGCGGCATCAAAATAAAAGTCGGTCAGCCTGATACCAAAGAAGATCTGCGTCGCCTGGCGGCGGTACGTCAGACGCTGGGTGATGATTTCCCGCTGATGGTCGATGCTAACCAGCAATGGGATCGCGAAACGGCCATTCGCATGGGCCGAAAAATGGAACAATTCAATCTGGTGTGGATTGAGGAACCCCTTGATGCTTACGATGTTGAGGGGCACGCGGCCCTGACCGCCGCGCTGGATACCCCGATTGCCACCGGCGAGATGCTCACCAGCTTCCGTGAACATGAACAACTGATCCTTGGCAACGCCAGCGACTTCGTCCAGCCCGATGCGCCACGCGTCGGCGGTATCACGCCGTTTCTGAAGATTATGGATTTGGCAGCACGCCATGGACGCAAGCTGGCCCCACATTTCGCCATGGAAATTCATATCCATCTGGCAGCAACCTACCCGATTGAACCCTGGCTGGAACATTTTGAGTGGCTCAATCCGCTGTTCAATGAACAGCTGGAGCTGCGTGATGGGCGCATGCTGATTTCTGACCGCCACGGCCTCGGCTTCAGCCTGAGCGAGCAAGCGCGTAAATGGACCCGGCTTACCCACAGCGTGGGTAAACGGCCGTAA
- a CDS encoding LacI family DNA-binding transcriptional regulator, which yields MKQRNLARKGAPTLEDVARVAGISPMTVSRALNSPQQVRPATVEKVLAAVQATGYIPNAQAGSLATNRSRLIAVVVPQINNNMFVDTIQSLNDTLSAQGYHMLLCVTGYEAETEAETVATLLSRRPDGVVLTGIHHSSQLKKVLLQADVPVVEIWDMTPTPIDMLVGFSHEKVGACVASYLAQRGYQRPALIWTDDQRALQRKQGLLEALKAQGITPLADAPVALPALMTRGREACAEVLDTQPTADVLVCSSDTLAQGALMEAQARGLAVPRQLAVIGFGDLDFAAANFPAISTVRIDRQAMGQLAAQQLLTRLQGETVITPIIDMGFTMISRGSG from the coding sequence ATGAAACAACGTAATCTGGCGCGCAAAGGTGCGCCCACGCTGGAAGATGTGGCCCGGGTTGCCGGTATTTCACCGATGACAGTTAGCCGTGCGCTCAATTCGCCCCAGCAGGTTCGGCCCGCGACGGTTGAGAAGGTGCTGGCTGCCGTGCAGGCGACCGGCTATATCCCGAACGCGCAGGCGGGTAGCCTCGCCACGAATCGTAGCCGCTTGATTGCTGTGGTGGTGCCGCAAATCAACAACAACATGTTTGTTGATACCATCCAGAGTCTCAATGACACCCTCAGCGCACAGGGTTATCACATGCTGCTGTGCGTGACCGGCTATGAGGCCGAGACTGAGGCGGAAACGGTTGCCACATTGCTGTCGCGACGACCCGATGGTGTGGTGCTGACCGGTATCCATCACAGTAGCCAGCTGAAGAAGGTTTTGTTGCAGGCCGATGTGCCGGTGGTGGAGATTTGGGACATGACACCGACCCCCATTGATATGCTGGTCGGCTTTTCTCACGAAAAAGTCGGCGCATGCGTGGCGTCATATCTGGCGCAGCGGGGTTATCAACGCCCTGCGTTGATCTGGACTGACGATCAGCGTGCATTACAGCGTAAGCAGGGCTTGCTGGAGGCATTGAAAGCGCAGGGTATCACCCCGCTTGCCGATGCACCGGTAGCACTCCCTGCGCTGATGACACGTGGACGTGAAGCCTGTGCTGAGGTGCTGGACACCCAACCCACGGCGGATGTGCTGGTGTGCAGTTCCGATACCCTGGCGCAGGGTGCGCTGATGGAAGCGCAGGCGCGCGGCCTGGCGGTTCCCCGTCAGCTGGCGGTGATTGGTTTTGGCGATCTCGATTTTGCCGCCGCTAATTTTCCTGCGATTTCCACGGTGCGTATCGATCGTCAGGCCATGGGCCAGCTGGCTGCACAGCAACTGCTGACCCGGTTGCAA